One genomic window of Anaerobranca californiensis DSM 14826 includes the following:
- a CDS encoding ATP-binding protein, translating to MENHVVSAPVYPMDFNRAGEGSSAIKKALQVIGVAPDILRRISIISYEAEMNLVIHSNGGKISCIIYPDKVEIITEDQGPGIENIELAMEEGYSTASDEVREMGFGAGLGLPNIKRCADELHIKSQVGLGTTLTAVVYLRRD from the coding sequence ATGGAAAATCATGTGGTATCAGCACCGGTATATCCAATGGATTTTAATCGGGCTGGTGAAGGGTCTAGTGCTATTAAAAAGGCGTTACAAGTTATAGGAGTTGCCCCAGATATTTTACGAAGGATCTCTATAATTAGTTATGAAGCTGAAATGAATCTTGTTATCCATAGTAATGGAGGAAAAATTTCTTGCATTATTTACCCCGATAAAGTTGAGATAATTACCGAGGACCAAGGTCCTGGAATTGAGAATATAGAATTAGCTATGGAGGAAGGATATTCTACTGCCAGTGATGAAGTGAGGGAAATGGGCTTTGGAGCCGGTTTAGGTCTTCCTAATATTAAGCGCTGTGCTGATGAATTACATATTAAATCCCAAGTTGGATTAGGAACTACCTTAACCGCTGTAGTTTATTTAAGGAGGGATTAA